One segment of Macrotis lagotis isolate mMagLag1 chromosome 1, bilby.v1.9.chrom.fasta, whole genome shotgun sequence DNA contains the following:
- the RMND5B gene encoding E3 ubiquitin-protein transferase RMND5B, with protein sequence MEQCACVERELDKVLQKFLSYGQHCEKSLEELLHYVSQLREELTSAALQGTPLSATLSVVMSQCCRKIKDTVQKLASDHKDIHSSVSRVGKAIDRNFDAEICGVVSDTVWDSREKQQQILQMAIVEHLYQQGMLNVAEELCQESTLNVDLDFKQPFLELNRILEALHEQDLRPALDWAISNRQRLLELNSSLEFKLHRLHFIRLLAGGPEKQLEALNYARHFQPFARLHQREIQVMMGSLVYLRLGIEKSPYCHLLDNSHWAEICETFTRDACALLGLSVESPLSVSFASGCVALPVLMNIKAVIEQRQCTGVWSHKDELPIEIELGMKCWYHSVFACPILRQQTSDSNPPIKLICGHVISRDALNKLINGGKLKCPYCPMEQNPADGKRIIF encoded by the exons ATGGAGCAGTGTGCATGTGTGGAGAGAGAACTTGACAAAGTTCTGCAGAAATTCTTAAGTTATGGGCAGCACTGTGAGAAGAGCTTAGAGGAACTCCTACACTATGTGAGCCAGCTCCGGGAGGAACTAACCAGTGCAG CTCTTCAGGGGACGCCTCTCTCAGCCACCCTTTCTGTAGTGATGTCCCAATGCTGCCGGAAAATCAAGGACACTGTGCAGAAACTTGCATCAGACCATAAGGACATTCACAGCAGTGTTTCTCGAGTGGGCAAAGCCATTGACAGG AATTTTGATGCTGAAATTTGTGGCGTGGTCTCTGATACTGTGTGGGACTCTAGAGAAAAACAGCAGCAGATTTTGCAAATGGCGATTGTGGAGCACCTGTACCAGCAGGGCATGCTGAATGTTGCTGAGGAATTGTGTCAG GAATCAACTCTGAATGTAGACTTGGATTTTAAGCAACCATTCCTAGAACTAAATCGGATCCTGGAAGCTTTACATGAACAAGACCTTCGACCAGCTTTAGA CTGGGCCATTTCAAATCGGCAGCGCCTGCTGGAGCTAAATAGTTCCCTGGAATTTAAGTTGCACCGACTGCACTTCATACGTCTTCTGGCAGGGGGTCCCGAGAAGCAGCTGGAGGCCCTGAACTATGCCCGACACTTCCAGCCCTTTGCACGACTGCATCAACGGG AGATCCAGGTGATGATGGGAAGCCTTGTATATCTCCGGTTGGGCATTGAGAAGTCTCCCTACTGTCACCTCTTGGACAATAGTCACTGGGCAGAGATCTGTGAGACCTTTACTCGAGATGCCTGTGCTCTTCTTGGACTGTCCGTGGAGTCCCCCCTCAGTGTCAG CTTTGCTTCTGGATGTGTGGCACTGCCTGTGTTAATGAACATCAAAGCAGTGATTGAGCAGAGGCAGTGCACAGGAGTCTGGAGCCATAAGGATGAGCTGCCT ATTGAAATTGAACTGGGCATGAAGTGCTGGTACCACTCTGTGTTTGCGTGCCCCATCCTTCGCCAGCAAACTTCAGACTCCAATCCACCTATCAAACTCATCTGTGGTCATGTCATCTCAAGAGATGCTCTCAACAAACTCATTAATGGAGGAAA
- the N4BP3 gene encoding NEDD4-binding protein 3, with amino-acid sequence MATAQRPPRTSDTALHNMGSVGSLLERQDFSPEELRAALGSARSSRQPDGLLRKGLSQRELLSYLHLAKKDSKGPKRWPSGGSHRQGDDDHQSNYSGLYYREHPRGADFTKTSLPERGRFDKCRIRPSVFKPVTGTGKNFLSMQSLAAHKGQKLWKSNGSLHTLVCNPPLSPGPQASRARAQLLQALSLDEGGPDPGLSDSSSGGSGGPGPFSASVGHVNRLGGSLDRAARSPKEQALLTTGEMGPLATLSCLPEPPPPYDFTYTAQMAQDSVVLRQGQPGIGGLSELKGGLSDDDVPSPFAQELEDRQQLWLAELKRLYDEKLQEIAQKAERNERSLQLQLFMAQQEQRRLRKELSARQGLAKEPPHSPDSTSPSLEEEAKWEVGQKTSEISLLKQQLREAQAELAQKLSEIFSLKTKLRSSRAQAEAKDSELARLRDTLCHQNSQDGPGPGELPDGGGETDDSKSQGLRGEVGSGGAERLWTELQRERQQGREQALLFEQERRTWQEEKNRVLRYQREIQVSYMEMYHRNQTLEQELRELRELRAPQAPWSPRLESSKI; translated from the exons ATGGCAACGGCCCAGAGACCTCCCCGAACCAGTGATACTGCCCTCCATAACATGGGCAGCGTGGGTAGCCTGCTGGAGAGACAGGACTTCTCCCCCGAGGAGCTGCGGGCTGCCCTAGGGAGTGCCCGCAGCTCACGCCAACCTGATGGGCTCCTGCGGAAAGGTCTGAGCCAGAGAGAGCTCCTCAGCTACCTTCACCTGGCTAAGAAGGACTCCAAGGGCCCCAAACGCTGGCCATCAGGGGGATCACACCGGCAGGGGGATGATGACCACCAGAGCAACTACTCTGGTCTCTACTACCGGGAGCACCCCCGGGGGGCCGACTTCACCAAGACATCCCTGCCAGAGCGGGGCCGATTTGACAAG TGCCGCATTCGCCCTTCAGTCTTCAAACCAGTGACAGGGACAGGGAAAAATTTCCTGTCCATGCAGAGCCTGGCAGCCCACAAGGGCCAGAAGCTGTGGAAGAGCAATGGCAGCCTTCATACGCTTGTGTGCAACCCACCCCTGAGTCCTGGACCCCAGGCCAGCCGAGCTCGGGCCCAGCTGCTCCAGGCACTTAGTCTGGATGAAGGGGGCCCCGATCCTGGCCTGTCTGACTCCTCCAGTGGTGGCAGCGGTGGCCCTGGACCCTTCAGTGCCTCTGTGGGACATGTCAACCGCCTTGGGGGCTCCCTGGACAGAGCAGCCCGAAGCCCGAAGGAACAGGCACTGTTGACTACCGGTGAAATGGGGCCATTGGCAACTCTGAGTTGCCTGCCTGAACCCCCACCTCCCTATGATTTCACTTACACTGCCCAGATGGCTCAGGACTCAGTGGTCCTGCGGCAGGGTCAGCCTGGGATTGGGGGACTATCAGAGCTGAAAGGAGGTCTCAGTGATGATGATGTCCCTAGTCCTTTTGCACAG GAGCTTGAGGACAGGCAGCAGCTGTGGTTGGCAGAACTGAAGCGTCTCTATGATGAGAAGCTGCAGGAGATCGCCCAGAAGGCTGAACGGAATGAACGAAGCCTCCAATTGCAGCTCTTCATGGCTCAGCAGGAACAGCGGAGGCTGCGGAAGGAGCTCAGTGCCCGTCAGGGTCTGGCCAAGGAGCCTCCACACTCCCCGGACAGCACCAGCCCCAGTCTGGAGGAGGAGGCCAAGTGGGAG gTGGGTCAGAAGACTTCAGAAATCTCTCTCTTAAAGCAGCAGCTGCGGGAGGCCCAAGCGGAGCTGGCCCAAAAGCTATCAGAGATCTTCAGCCTGAAGACAAAACTCCGAAGCAGCCGGGCCCAGGCAGAGGCCAAGGACAGTGAGCTGGCCCGGCTGCGGGACACCCTCTGTCACCAGAACTCCCAGGATGGCCCAGGCCCCGGGGAACTTCCTGACGGGGGTGGTGAAACAGATGATTCCAAGAGCCAGGGACTTCGGGGGGAGGTGGGAAGTGGCGGGGCGGAGCGGCTGTGGACTGAGCTACAGCGGGAGCGGCAGCAGGGCAGGGAGCAGGCCTTGCTCTTTGAGCAGGAGCGGAGGACATGGCAGGAGGAGAAGAACAGGGTTCTGCGTTACCAGCGGGAGATCCAGGTGAGCTACATGGAGATGTACCACCGAAATCAGACTCTGGAGCAGGAGCTGAGGGAGCTGCGGGAGCTTCGGGCCCCACAGGCACCCTGGAGCCCAAGGCTTGAGTCCTCCAAGATCTGA